From a single Rhodococcus qingshengii JCM 15477 genomic region:
- a CDS encoding RBBP9/YdeN family alpha/beta hydrolase, whose translation MNESTTVVMVPGLRDHVEDHWQTHLARRLDIVLTVPPLETDKLSRDARVAALNEVLTSVCGPVVLVGHSAGVMTVAHWARAHHREVAGALLVTPADLELPLPESYPSLEDLDRHGWLPIPRQRLPFPSTVAASRNDPLAGYRRVVGLAEGWGSRLLDLGEVGHLNPASGYGYWPRAESLVRELLESVSRAASSHATDSEAQEEHSRA comes from the coding sequence ATGAATGAATCAACTACGGTAGTAATGGTTCCCGGTCTGCGGGATCATGTCGAAGATCATTGGCAGACTCACCTCGCGCGCAGGCTCGACATCGTTCTGACGGTTCCTCCCCTCGAGACCGACAAGCTCAGCCGCGATGCGCGGGTTGCGGCATTGAACGAGGTGCTGACAAGTGTCTGCGGGCCGGTGGTCCTGGTCGGGCACAGCGCCGGAGTCATGACAGTTGCTCACTGGGCGAGGGCGCATCATCGAGAGGTTGCGGGCGCACTTCTGGTCACGCCGGCGGATCTCGAACTTCCGCTGCCCGAGTCTTATCCGTCTCTCGAAGATCTCGACCGACACGGGTGGCTACCGATACCGCGTCAGCGTCTGCCGTTTCCGAGCACGGTCGCGGCGAGTCGGAACGATCCGCTGGCCGGGTATCGCCGAGTTGTGGGTTTGGCTGAAGGATGGGGGAGTCGGTTACTGGATCTGGGCGAGGTCGGACACCTCAATCCGGCGTCCGGATACGGGTATTGGCCGCGGGCGGAATCGTTGGTGCGGGAACTGCTCGAGTCGGTGTCGCGCGCTGCCTCGTCTCATGCCACGGATTCCGAGGCGCAGGAGGAACACAGTCGTGCTTGA
- a CDS encoding long-chain-fatty-acid--CoA ligase — protein MLDLAALLEDSARRYPERDALVLGEARLTYAQFDAYANRIAHLLVSRGVEPGDKVALSCPNVLEFPIVYYGILKAGGVVVPLNILLKGREIAYHLADSEAKLYFCFEGSPELPIAEYAIAGFEQSETCSALIVISAESGAPSSILGVETLGEALASVSGTETPAVAVVREPTDTAVILYTSGTTGKPKGAELTHCNMVLNALSTNRLFESVPSMHERYLLTLPLFHSFGQTVTMNAGICVGATLVLMPRFDATAAREIMEREKISVFAGVPTMYWGLLGVLEEVVKSGVDIETVAQNMRCAISGGAALPVEILTQFRERFGVQIPEGYGLSETSPLALFSDPESDPRPGSIGVPIWGVEARLVDDSWHTIAGPDEVGELAIRGHNVMKGYFNRPEATAEVMRDGWFRTGDLARVDTDGNYYIVDRAKDMIVRGGFNVYPREIEEVLLTHPAVSLVAVVGVPDSSLGEEVVAFVIREPSEEISESDLVEWTREQMAAYKYPRRIEFVPSLPMTATGKILKRELNQAFSMA, from the coding sequence GTGCTTGATCTTGCTGCTCTGCTGGAAGATTCGGCCCGGCGATACCCGGAACGGGATGCGCTGGTTCTCGGGGAAGCGAGGCTGACGTATGCGCAGTTCGACGCCTACGCGAATCGCATCGCCCATCTGCTCGTCTCGCGGGGTGTCGAGCCAGGTGACAAGGTGGCGTTGTCCTGCCCGAACGTTCTCGAGTTCCCGATCGTCTACTACGGCATTCTCAAGGCCGGCGGCGTCGTCGTTCCTCTGAACATTCTGCTCAAGGGGCGCGAAATCGCCTATCACCTGGCTGATTCGGAAGCAAAGCTGTACTTCTGTTTCGAGGGAAGTCCCGAATTGCCGATCGCTGAGTACGCCATCGCCGGGTTCGAGCAGAGCGAGACCTGTTCGGCCCTGATCGTGATCAGCGCCGAGTCGGGTGCACCGTCATCGATCCTCGGAGTCGAGACTCTAGGCGAAGCACTGGCATCCGTGTCCGGCACGGAAACGCCTGCAGTCGCGGTTGTTCGTGAACCGACGGACACCGCGGTCATCCTCTACACCAGCGGCACGACCGGAAAGCCCAAGGGCGCCGAACTCACTCACTGCAACATGGTCTTGAATGCACTGTCGACCAACCGGTTGTTCGAGAGCGTTCCGTCCATGCATGAGCGTTATCTCCTGACTTTGCCGTTGTTCCACTCGTTCGGCCAGACAGTGACCATGAATGCGGGAATCTGCGTCGGTGCCACCTTGGTGTTGATGCCGCGCTTCGATGCGACCGCGGCACGCGAGATCATGGAACGCGAAAAGATCTCGGTCTTCGCGGGCGTCCCGACCATGTATTGGGGACTGCTCGGCGTGCTGGAGGAGGTAGTGAAATCCGGGGTGGATATCGAGACCGTTGCACAGAACATGCGGTGCGCGATCTCCGGTGGTGCAGCGCTTCCCGTCGAAATCTTGACACAGTTCAGGGAACGCTTCGGTGTTCAGATCCCCGAAGGGTACGGGTTGTCCGAGACCTCTCCGTTGGCCTTGTTCAGTGACCCGGAGAGCGACCCCCGGCCCGGTTCGATCGGCGTGCCGATCTGGGGCGTCGAAGCGCGGCTTGTCGACGACTCTTGGCACACGATCGCCGGCCCCGATGAAGTGGGAGAGTTGGCCATTCGCGGGCACAACGTCATGAAGGGCTATTTCAACCGACCCGAGGCGACGGCGGAAGTCATGCGCGACGGATGGTTTCGCACCGGGGATTTGGCACGGGTCGATACCGACGGAAATTACTACATCGTCGATCGCGCGAAGGACATGATCGTGCGGGGCGGATTCAACGTCTACCCACGCGAAATCGAAGAGGTTCTGCTCACTCACCCAGCCGTCTCACTCGTCGCCGTCGTCGGGGTGCCGGACTCGAGCCTCGGCGAAGAAGTTGTCGCGTTCGTGATCCGAGAGCCGAGTGAAGAGATCTCCGAATCGGATCTCGTGGAATGGACGCGGGAACAGATGGCCGCCTACAAATATCCGCGTCGCATCGAGTTCGTGCCGTCGCTGCCGATGACGGCAACCGGAAAGATTCTCAAACGTGAACTGAATCAAGCATTTTCGATGGCCTGA
- a CDS encoding carboxymuconolactone decarboxylase family protein: MTDVRASEAFPVTQAMKDSGGWNPLWDGLSELDPEWTELYMKTAMQPWNSGVLSPQVIQLLCIAVDAASTHMYAPGVRRHIRAALDMGVTPKEILEVLKLTTVVGIHSCNVGVPILMEEIANR; the protein is encoded by the coding sequence ATGACTGACGTTCGAGCAAGTGAAGCTTTTCCCGTGACCCAGGCCATGAAGGATTCGGGTGGCTGGAATCCGTTGTGGGACGGACTTTCGGAGCTGGATCCCGAGTGGACCGAGCTGTACATGAAGACAGCGATGCAGCCCTGGAACAGCGGGGTGCTGTCACCTCAGGTGATCCAGTTGCTGTGCATAGCCGTCGATGCGGCGAGCACACACATGTACGCACCCGGCGTACGACGCCATATTCGCGCCGCGCTCGACATGGGAGTGACCCCGAAGGAGATTCTCGAGGTGCTGAAACTGACCACCGTCGTCGGGATTCATTCCTGCAATGTCGGCGTTCCGATCCTGATGGAGGAAATCGCGAACCGGTGA